The Gammaproteobacteria bacterium genome has a segment encoding these proteins:
- a CDS encoding CpsD/CapB family tyrosine-protein kinase, with protein sequence MDRIKRALRKAEAERAATAPHPAQPAVAEVDTPAAATGQWAPQKTRVVRVPEDVLERNRLVAALPNHELADAYRILRTRVVRTLEGHGWNSLAITSPATGCGKTLTAINLAISLARELTHTVLLVDLDLRNPSIHRYFEYQPEYGIGDHIDHDRPLEEILFSPGIERLVILPGRESITDSSETLRSPRMVALVTELKTRYPDRLIIFDLAPMLAMDDAIAFAPYVDSVLMVAENGATRREDLQNSIDSLGETPLIGTVLNRVETTKHDHYYGGYGRGERRSNST encoded by the coding sequence ATGGACCGCATCAAGCGAGCGCTAAGGAAAGCAGAAGCCGAGCGGGCCGCCACAGCCCCGCATCCTGCCCAGCCCGCAGTCGCGGAGGTCGATACGCCGGCAGCGGCCACCGGGCAATGGGCGCCGCAGAAAACCAGGGTCGTCCGGGTCCCGGAGGACGTGCTGGAACGCAACCGTCTGGTCGCGGCCCTGCCGAACCACGAACTCGCCGATGCCTACCGCATTCTGCGCACCCGGGTCGTGCGCACGCTCGAAGGCCACGGCTGGAACTCGCTCGCCATCACGAGCCCTGCCACCGGTTGCGGCAAGACGCTCACCGCGATCAACCTCGCCATCAGCCTCGCCCGGGAACTCACGCACACCGTGCTGCTGGTGGATCTCGACCTGCGCAATCCCAGCATCCATCGTTATTTCGAATATCAGCCTGAGTACGGCATCGGCGATCACATCGATCACGACCGCCCGCTGGAGGAGATCCTGTTCTCGCCGGGCATCGAGCGGCTGGTGATCCTGCCGGGGCGGGAAAGCATCACCGACTCGTCGGAGACGCTGCGCTCGCCCAGGATGGTCGCGCTGGTCACCGAGCTGAAAACCCGCTACCCGGACCGGCTGATCATCTTCGACCTCGCGCCGATGCTGGCGATGGACGATGCCATCGCGTTCGCGCCCTACGTGGACTCGGTTCTGATGGTCGCCGAGAACGGCGCGACCAGGCGGGAGGATCTGCAGAACTCGATCGACAGTCTCGGCGAGACGCCCCTGATCGGCACCGTACTCAATCGGGTGGAGACAACGAAGCACGACCATTACTACGGCGGTTACGGGCGAGGTGAACGTCGGTCGAACTCCACCTGA
- a CDS encoding O-antigen ligase family protein, with translation MSRAATGFRPGTLQIYGIAAALIVVAWASLGALGMDPGGDGRMLLTAVAALILTPAMLRDPFGMLCLILFLLPFSLGVLQIEIGIVTFNPYTLGIMAALLVAVAGLGMGRLRYRSAPEDLGVLLLGISFLLSTLRAHDKVQAGFLAFHGVFIPVVTYFALKTLVHTPDQYRKALVAFVGGITAFALYGLFEFARNPVRLHVLNMPSISAAALLTTGLIVIMYSGWWRKPLAMLAALVLFGALLATFSRGYLVLLLLTPLFFRILRRGHATTLIVAMLVASLLGTLLLVQTSEMFEVEGLDKGQEQTAERLTDPGFWLNSLYGRGRYYAVGLQEFARSPFLGNGFHQNFVSTAGRAVVWHNFHVEWLEYGGLSAYLLYVTVLILHFRGMSRAARTRRAVAVNLTAFFVILLNGLTNSFTAGISPILGFLLMALNHAHQDHVPDAQNSTTGATARRDPVQRPRTSGTRYTPQVRRRPAPRSAPAGQPRDSGP, from the coding sequence ATGAGTCGAGCGGCCACTGGCTTCCGGCCGGGCACCTTGCAGATTTATGGCATTGCCGCGGCACTGATCGTGGTCGCATGGGCAAGCCTTGGGGCGCTTGGCATGGACCCCGGCGGCGACGGCCGGATGCTGCTCACGGCTGTTGCGGCGCTGATCCTGACGCCGGCCATGCTGCGCGATCCATTCGGCATGCTGTGCCTGATTTTGTTTCTGCTGCCGTTTTCCCTCGGTGTGCTGCAGATCGAGATCGGCATCGTGACCTTCAACCCGTATACGCTGGGAATCATGGCCGCCCTCCTGGTCGCTGTTGCCGGCCTGGGGATGGGCAGGCTGCGCTACCGGTCCGCGCCGGAAGACCTCGGCGTGCTCTTGCTCGGAATTTCTTTCCTGCTCTCCACGTTGCGGGCGCATGACAAGGTCCAGGCGGGATTCCTCGCCTTTCACGGGGTTTTCATTCCGGTCGTGACTTACTTCGCGCTGAAGACGCTCGTGCATACTCCGGACCAGTATCGCAAGGCGCTCGTCGCCTTCGTCGGCGGAATCACCGCCTTCGCGTTGTACGGGCTGTTCGAATTCGCCAGGAATCCCGTGCGGCTGCATGTTCTCAACATGCCGTCGATCAGCGCCGCCGCGCTGCTCACGACCGGGTTGATCGTGATCATGTATTCGGGCTGGTGGCGGAAGCCGCTGGCAATGCTCGCCGCGCTCGTGCTGTTCGGTGCGCTGCTGGCGACATTCTCGCGCGGCTATCTCGTATTGCTGCTGCTCACGCCGTTGTTTTTCCGCATTCTGCGGCGTGGTCACGCCACCACACTCATCGTTGCGATGCTTGTCGCGTCGTTGCTGGGCACGCTGCTGCTTGTCCAGACATCTGAAATGTTCGAGGTCGAGGGCCTGGACAAGGGACAGGAGCAGACCGCGGAGCGCTTGACGGACCCGGGTTTCTGGCTGAATTCGCTCTATGGGCGTGGCCGCTACTATGCGGTCGGGTTGCAGGAGTTCGCCCGGTCACCGTTTCTTGGTAACGGCTTCCACCAGAATTTCGTCTCGACGGCTGGTCGCGCTGTGGTATGGCACAACTTTCACGTCGAGTGGCTGGAATACGGCGGTCTCTCCGCCTACCTGCTCTACGTGACCGTGTTGATATTGCACTTCCGTGGCATGTCGCGGGCGGCCCGGACCCGGCGGGCGGTTGCCGTGAACCTGACGGCATTCTTCGTGATTCTTCTCAATGGCCTGACGAACAGCTTTACCGCCGGGATCTCGCCGATCCTCGGTTTCCTGTTGATGGCGCTGAATCACGCCCACCAGGATCATGTGCCAGACGCGCAGAACAGCACGACGGGCGCAACGGCGCGCCGTGATCCGGTGCAGAGGCCGAGGACGAGCGGCACGCGGTACACGCCCCAGGTCCGGCGCCGGCCTGCGCCGCGGTCCGCGCCGGCCGGCCAGCCTCGTGACAGCGGCCCGTAA
- a CDS encoding AAA family ATPase, which yields MERIRKALEYANRDRPPGAEKQGADGTVVGDFTAGLRYTYTKVVEVPHRVMLENRLIAAVPSHEFKDAYRMLRTRVLQSLRDNNWNSVAVTGPASGCGKTLTAINLAISLAMEVTHTVLLVDLDLRKPSVHQYFGYQPEAGLSDYLFRDVPVHQLLFSPSIERLVVLPGREEVQNSSEMLRSPKMVALVNELKHRYPDRLIVFDLPPILAADDALAFAPYTDAMLMVAEAGGTSREDLQKAIAVLKGVPMIGTVLNKAHAARRKPAYYRAQGAKA from the coding sequence ATGGAACGGATTCGAAAAGCACTCGAGTACGCGAACCGTGACCGGCCGCCGGGCGCCGAGAAGCAGGGTGCCGACGGCACCGTGGTGGGAGACTTCACTGCGGGCCTGCGCTACACCTACACGAAGGTCGTGGAGGTGCCGCACCGGGTAATGCTCGAGAACCGCCTGATCGCGGCCGTGCCGAGCCACGAGTTCAAGGACGCGTACCGCATGCTGCGTACTCGCGTGCTGCAGAGCCTGCGTGACAATAACTGGAACTCCGTCGCGGTCACCGGGCCGGCGAGCGGCTGTGGCAAGACCCTCACCGCGATCAATCTCGCCATCAGTCTCGCGATGGAGGTCACCCACACCGTGCTGCTGGTGGACCTCGATCTGCGCAAACCCTCGGTGCACCAGTATTTCGGTTACCAGCCGGAGGCCGGGCTCAGCGATTACCTGTTCCGCGACGTGCCGGTGCACCAGTTGCTGTTCAGCCCCTCGATCGAACGCCTCGTCGTCCTGCCGGGTCGCGAGGAAGTGCAGAACTCCTCCGAGATGTTGCGCTCACCGAAGATGGTGGCGCTGGTGAACGAGCTCAAGCACCGTTATCCCGACCGGCTGATCGTGTTCGACCTGCCGCCGATTCTCGCCGCCGACGACGCACTGGCCTTCGCCCCCTACACCGATGCCATGCTGATGGTCGCGGAAGCGGGCGGGACTTCGCGCGAGGACCTGCAGAAGGCAATTGCGGTACTCAAGGGCGTGCCGATGATCGGCACGGTGCTCAACAAGGCGCACGCCGCACGCCGCAAGCCCGCCTACTACCGGGCCCAGGGCGCCAAGGCCTAG
- a CDS encoding AAA family ATPase has product MYEQFYNLTERPFQLLPDPSFLYMSKRHATALMLLKYSIQNRQGFTVISGEVGCGKTTLINRLLDELEEDVCVGLINFTHNSFGELAEWIMMAYELDYKGKSKVELYDAFVEFLIRQYAQRKPVVLIIDEAQNMGVRGLEEVRMLSNVNAQKDYLLHLILVGQPELGELLKKPELRQLTQRVSVAYNLTPFNPEDVTAYIAHRLAVAGGKAELFTPAAVRLIAAASEGIPRLVNTLCDLALVYGFSEEQTTIDAPTIRAVLRDRLRMGLPMGKTLRSMPQAGGAGHAKAASGG; this is encoded by the coding sequence ATGTACGAACAGTTCTACAACCTCACGGAACGTCCTTTCCAGCTCCTGCCGGACCCCTCGTTCCTGTACATGTCCAAGCGCCACGCCACGGCGCTCATGCTGCTCAAGTACAGCATCCAGAACCGCCAGGGCTTCACCGTCATCAGCGGCGAAGTCGGCTGCGGCAAGACCACGCTCATCAACCGCCTGCTCGACGAACTCGAAGAAGACGTCTGCGTCGGGCTCATCAACTTCACCCACAACTCCTTCGGCGAACTCGCCGAATGGATCATGATGGCCTACGAACTCGACTACAAAGGCAAGAGCAAGGTCGAGCTCTACGACGCCTTCGTCGAGTTCCTGATTCGCCAGTACGCGCAGCGCAAACCGGTGGTGCTGATCATCGACGAAGCACAGAACATGGGCGTGCGCGGGCTCGAAGAAGTGCGCATGCTCTCGAACGTCAATGCCCAGAAGGACTACCTGCTGCACCTCATCCTGGTCGGCCAGCCGGAGCTCGGCGAGTTGCTGAAAAAGCCGGAACTGCGCCAGCTCACGCAGCGCGTGTCGGTCGCCTACAACCTGACACCGTTCAACCCGGAAGACGTGACCGCCTACATCGCCCATCGCCTGGCGGTGGCCGGCGGGAAAGCCGAGCTCTTCACCCCCGCCGCGGTCCGGCTCATCGCGGCCGCCAGCGAAGGCATTCCGCGCCTCGTCAACACGCTCTGCGACCTCGCCCTGGTCTACGGGTTCTCGGAGGAGCAGACCACCATCGACGCACCGACCATTCGCGCCGTGCTCCGGGACCGGCTGCGAATGGGCCTGCCCATGGGCAAGACCCTGCGCTCCATGCCCCAGGCCGGCGGCGCGGGCCATGCCAAGGCCGCGTCGGGCGGCTGA
- a CDS encoding glycosyltransferase produces MPTVSIVYPADPTGVVPGGIDTFIRGIAKHAPSDIKIRVVGITTDATARPVGQWTECPVGRGSFALFPVLAVHAAGGRGRIPLSLRFSAAVARHREVVDGDVLEFHRLEPALLFASDRRAKNAFVHQNMKELKNRKSDILWSRLPWLYYRLEDWLFPKLDSIYVVREDAVAWYQERFPRIRQRFRFTPTWVDPDDFQVPTDMERSAARLELEREFGIHTNSELLVSVGRLDSQKDPLLLADAFEILVRQCPSARLLYVGDGVLRDELEKRLRQAGLDDKVFIAGLRGTREIAAILRAADLFVLASAYEGMPMSVLEALGCGVPVVATDVGEVRRVVLPGRSGAIAPARDPVALATTVAKTLDERHRLTGQPCLAAVAPYTPARVLEPVYANYRRIAAGQ; encoded by the coding sequence GTGCCGACAGTCAGCATCGTCTATCCGGCCGATCCGACCGGTGTCGTACCCGGCGGCATCGATACTTTCATTCGCGGTATCGCGAAGCATGCGCCGTCCGATATAAAGATCAGGGTCGTCGGAATTACCACGGACGCCACGGCGCGTCCGGTGGGCCAGTGGACCGAATGCCCGGTGGGGCGGGGCAGTTTTGCGTTATTTCCGGTACTGGCGGTCCACGCGGCCGGCGGACGTGGGCGGATCCCACTGTCGCTGCGGTTCAGTGCGGCGGTTGCCCGCCACCGCGAGGTCGTGGACGGCGACGTGCTGGAGTTTCATCGTCTCGAGCCGGCCCTGCTGTTCGCTTCCGACCGTCGGGCAAAGAATGCCTTCGTGCACCAGAACATGAAGGAGCTGAAGAACCGCAAGTCCGACATACTCTGGAGCCGCTTGCCGTGGCTCTACTACCGCCTGGAAGACTGGTTGTTCCCGAAGCTCGACAGCATCTACGTGGTCCGCGAGGACGCCGTGGCGTGGTATCAGGAGCGTTTTCCGCGGATCCGGCAGAGATTCCGTTTCACGCCGACCTGGGTAGACCCGGATGACTTCCAGGTGCCGACCGACATGGAGCGCAGCGCCGCGCGGCTTGAGCTCGAGCGAGAGTTCGGTATCCACACGAACAGCGAACTGCTGGTGTCGGTCGGCCGACTCGATTCGCAGAAGGATCCGCTCCTGTTGGCGGACGCTTTCGAGATACTGGTGCGCCAGTGCCCATCGGCGCGGCTGCTCTACGTCGGCGATGGCGTGTTACGGGACGAGCTGGAGAAACGGCTGCGGCAGGCGGGCCTCGACGACAAAGTTTTCATTGCCGGGCTCAGGGGCACGCGCGAGATCGCCGCGATTCTCCGCGCCGCCGATCTCTTCGTGCTGGCTTCGGCCTACGAAGGCATGCCCATGAGCGTCCTGGAGGCGCTGGGTTGTGGCGTCCCGGTCGTAGCGACCGACGTCGGCGAGGTGCGCCGGGTCGTTCTGCCGGGCAGGAGTGGCGCGATCGCCCCGGCCCGCGATCCGGTCGCTCTTGCGACCACAGTAGCGAAGACACTCGATGAGCGACACCGCCTCACTGGCCAGCCGTGTCTGGCGGCCGTAGCGCCGTATACACCGGCACGCGTGCTGGAGCCGGTTTACGCGAACTACCGGCGGATCGCCGCGGGCCAGTGA
- a CDS encoding glycosyltransferase family 4 protein translates to MSAVQDASSAIGAANAAPSLLVIVADRFKPFRVDVKILFARELVARGYRMDWIMQSDEACNSDYVTRWGGGDAWIGKTDIGTSRLARIRKHVHAIANEFRMFRLVKTRRYDCIVVKDKFIAPLLALVAGRLNQIPLIYWLSYPIPEESLLRARDGTARYPILYWIRGLFFRFLLYRVILRGAHHVLVQSEQMKRDVMAMGLPADKLTAVPMGVDLGSIPYQETIAGKPAMDGRPKTLLYLGTLIKVRHLDFLIRVVAMARREIPDIRLVFVGDGDDPSDRALLEAEAARCRVTDAVEFTGFLPMDAAWRIVATADVCVSPFYPTPILNSTSPTKLIEYMAMGKPVVANDHPEQRQVISESNAGLCVAWDESEFAAAAVRLLRNPEMAAAMGRRGRQYVERYRDYRSIAAMVDDTLRAQLPAFTSNKSIASTS, encoded by the coding sequence ATGAGCGCAGTGCAAGATGCTTCGTCTGCGATCGGGGCTGCAAACGCCGCGCCGTCCCTGCTCGTCATCGTCGCAGATCGTTTCAAGCCATTTCGCGTGGATGTGAAAATCCTGTTTGCGCGGGAACTGGTCGCCCGGGGCTATCGCATGGACTGGATCATGCAGTCCGACGAGGCCTGCAACAGTGACTACGTCACCCGCTGGGGCGGCGGCGATGCGTGGATCGGGAAAACGGATATCGGCACGAGCCGGTTGGCGCGAATCAGAAAGCATGTCCACGCCATTGCCAATGAGTTCCGGATGTTCCGGCTGGTGAAGACCCGGCGCTACGACTGCATCGTCGTCAAGGACAAGTTCATCGCACCGCTGCTGGCCCTGGTGGCCGGTCGACTCAACCAGATCCCGCTGATCTACTGGCTGTCGTACCCGATCCCGGAGGAGTCTCTGCTGCGGGCCCGCGACGGCACGGCCCGCTACCCGATCCTGTATTGGATCCGGGGCCTGTTTTTTCGCTTCCTGCTGTACAGGGTCATATTGCGTGGCGCACACCACGTACTGGTCCAAAGCGAGCAGATGAAACGCGACGTCATGGCGATGGGGCTTCCCGCCGACAAGCTCACTGCGGTTCCCATGGGGGTCGACCTGGGCAGCATTCCGTATCAGGAAACAATTGCCGGCAAGCCGGCAATGGACGGGCGGCCAAAAACGCTGCTGTATCTGGGAACCCTGATCAAGGTGCGCCACCTGGACTTCCTGATTCGCGTGGTCGCCATGGCCCGGCGCGAGATTCCGGACATCAGGCTCGTGTTCGTGGGCGACGGCGACGACCCGTCGGACCGGGCCCTGCTGGAAGCCGAGGCCGCGCGCTGCCGGGTCACGGATGCAGTCGAGTTCACCGGCTTCCTGCCGATGGACGCCGCCTGGCGGATCGTCGCGACGGCGGATGTCTGCGTGTCGCCTTTCTATCCCACGCCCATACTGAACTCCACGTCACCGACCAAACTCATCGAGTACATGGCCATGGGCAAACCTGTCGTCGCCAATGATCACCCGGAGCAGCGCCAGGTCATTTCCGAAAGCAACGCAGGACTCTGCGTCGCATGGGATGAGTCGGAGTTCGCCGCGGCCGCCGTCCGCTTGTTGCGCAATCCTGAGATGGCGGCAGCAATGGGTCGCCGGGGCCGGCAATATGTAGAGCGATACCGCGACTATCGTTCGATTGCCGCCATGGTGGACGACACCTTGCGGGCGCAACTCCCGGCGTTCACGTCCAATAAGTCGATCGCTTCAACATCGTAG
- a CDS encoding oligosaccharide flippase family protein, producing the protein MSGFARNVLMLGGGNVCAQIISILAVPVITRIYGPEQFGAFSFVFSLVAVIFPISTLRFNSAMLLPKDERTAADLLLLSIASVVATALLVMPALALILHRMNSVDESARAVLWFLVAGVLVHGLVHCLEFWLLRQKQFGVMAWGTVAESVTDRLFVITIGLAQHGLAAWLALGRVVGGAAHLLVFQQARTDTRLSWRDRAAHGSLRQVLQRYREFPLYQTWAYLFANGGRELPTLIFAGVFSATVAGMYALGVRVLGFPMLLIGDAVARVFYRYAIDLSAEPARLRDSTHLLVRAVFYLMFPPMLLLLVLGPQLFRLVFGPEWVEAGWFAQVLSLSFLVSFLCRVLSIFFDIFGKQRMRLAFDAAQLIGRVGAMLLGALGWGVEGAVWGLLMATVLVHGAAVVYLLSLIGLTTTSTVSLFAQALLNILPLSALLLAAGPLFDNLAVSWPVIVAGITMQTFWLARREPRLVAYAREWVR; encoded by the coding sequence ATGAGCGGATTTGCCCGCAATGTGTTGATGCTCGGTGGCGGCAATGTCTGCGCCCAGATCATCAGCATTCTCGCGGTTCCCGTGATAACCCGCATCTATGGGCCGGAGCAGTTCGGCGCCTTCTCGTTCGTGTTCTCGCTGGTCGCCGTGATCTTTCCGATCTCGACCCTGCGTTTCAACTCGGCGATGCTGTTGCCGAAGGACGAACGAACGGCGGCGGATCTGCTACTGCTGTCGATCGCATCGGTCGTGGCGACGGCGCTGCTCGTGATGCCGGCGCTGGCGCTGATTCTGCACCGCATGAACTCCGTCGACGAATCCGCGCGGGCCGTGCTCTGGTTCCTGGTGGCGGGCGTGCTGGTTCATGGTCTGGTCCACTGCCTCGAATTCTGGCTGTTGCGCCAGAAACAGTTCGGGGTAATGGCCTGGGGCACCGTCGCGGAGTCTGTCACCGATCGGCTGTTCGTGATCACGATAGGCCTCGCACAACATGGTCTCGCTGCCTGGCTCGCGCTCGGGCGTGTCGTCGGGGGTGCGGCGCACTTGCTGGTTTTTCAGCAGGCGAGGACGGACACGCGCCTGTCCTGGCGCGACCGGGCTGCTCATGGGTCGCTCCGGCAGGTCCTGCAGCGTTATCGGGAATTTCCGCTCTACCAGACCTGGGCCTACTTGTTCGCCAACGGCGGCCGGGAACTGCCGACGCTGATCTTCGCCGGAGTCTTTTCGGCGACAGTGGCGGGAATGTATGCCCTCGGTGTGCGCGTGCTCGGCTTCCCCATGCTCCTGATCGGGGACGCGGTTGCGCGCGTGTTCTACCGCTACGCGATCGACCTGTCGGCCGAGCCTGCCAGGCTGCGAGACTCCACGCACCTCCTGGTGCGTGCGGTGTTTTATCTGATGTTCCCGCCGATGCTTCTGCTGCTGGTGCTCGGGCCGCAGCTGTTCCGGCTGGTGTTCGGCCCGGAGTGGGTCGAGGCAGGCTGGTTCGCGCAGGTTCTGTCCCTGTCTTTCCTCGTGTCCTTCCTGTGCAGGGTCCTGAGTATCTTCTTCGACATCTTCGGCAAGCAGCGGATGCGCCTCGCCTTCGATGCCGCACAGCTAATTGGCCGCGTCGGAGCAATGCTCCTGGGAGCGCTCGGCTGGGGTGTGGAAGGTGCGGTGTGGGGCCTGCTGATGGCCACCGTTCTCGTTCATGGCGCGGCCGTCGTCTACCTGCTGTCGCTTATCGGTCTCACCACCACCAGCACGGTGAGCCTGTTCGCGCAGGCACTGCTCAACATCCTGCCGTTATCGGCGCTGCTCCTGGCGGCCGGGCCGCTGTTCGACAACCTCGCCGTTTCCTGGCCGGTCATCGTGGCCGGAATTACCATGCAGACGTTCTGGCTGGCACGGCGCGAGCCGCGGCTGGTAGCCTACGCGAGGGAGTGGGTCCGATGA
- a CDS encoding right-handed parallel beta-helix repeat-containing protein — protein sequence MNRFLQLLAVVVLAWQPADTIGANFFVDAVAGNDAFTGTSATAPVGASSAGPWRSLAKVNSAPLQAGDAVYFRCGQSWRGTLRVASSADAARPIRYSRFGSDCTDTNKPVITTAMVITGWQPYSGNIYVANTWLSTYQLFADGVALRLAQHPNVDYQAQPSARGMMVTDVTLPPPDYFSSLIDSELAAIADKDLVGAGAHIRVNDYIISDRTVTAFDPVSMRLTLSQQTERPIQANWGYYLDNKLWMLDSPGEFYFDGSNPAQMKIYVWMPDGEAPGSRVIGASNAYGIDATGATNVIIEAMRVDKTGAGVALSSSVNVVVRTCDVSDSYWQGIVAHNARDGTIDSCTVRRSVREGILTGVSTNFKILNNRVIDSGVIGAPVQSRGAISSAGTDVAIKNNHVINAGFHGIAFGKRNDVANNRVENACLVLNDCGGIYTGNGAAAGGSLPHNSVVFGNIVTGVYGNRNGRDPGPVYGLTPGIYLDYRTNGVYVASNTVSKVDMGMFIHAASNNVVTDNTFYDYQTFAIRIKEYLSSRITNNKIQRNRFFGLTNTPAIYLFPAQEDSSGLASFDFNRYSALYAENPAIPDVVKITTYLNGRYADRLLNLPQWRQAGNDTSGTAFDAFGIAPFAYQPVSGVNLLSNGTFDSNAVDWLGYATQGDATLAWRSDCLAPGCAMLTTGGLSPSGSLVSGAFPVSPGKTYVVSFSNRSGQQATTTTVVPRLAGPGSYNPFQGWFAVTALGTWQNHSVLFNVPSDLVLQPGDRGGRVDFQAPPNQVLYLDNVRVEEATYTPNTPGDDSALLVNPTGYDGTFSCPDAVSAPAKCAEYVYFDDGNSVAWPVTLGPRKSAIIVWAGNPFRRP from the coding sequence ATGAACCGGTTTTTGCAGCTCCTCGCCGTTGTTGTTCTTGCGTGGCAGCCCGCTGACACAATCGGCGCGAACTTTTTCGTCGATGCGGTGGCAGGTAACGATGCGTTCACCGGCACGTCGGCAACGGCTCCGGTCGGCGCGTCGAGCGCGGGCCCTTGGCGGAGTCTGGCGAAAGTCAACTCGGCACCGCTGCAGGCCGGCGACGCGGTCTACTTTCGCTGTGGCCAGAGCTGGCGCGGTACCCTGCGCGTGGCGAGCTCCGCGGATGCTGCGCGACCGATCAGGTATTCCCGCTTCGGCAGCGATTGCACGGATACCAACAAGCCCGTCATAACGACTGCGATGGTGATCACCGGGTGGCAACCGTACTCGGGCAACATCTATGTCGCGAACACCTGGCTTTCCACCTACCAGTTGTTCGCCGACGGCGTCGCCCTGAGACTTGCGCAGCATCCGAACGTCGACTACCAGGCCCAGCCGTCGGCCCGCGGCATGATGGTTACGGACGTGACCTTGCCGCCACCCGACTATTTCTCCAGCCTCATCGATTCAGAACTCGCAGCCATCGCTGACAAGGACCTCGTCGGTGCCGGTGCACATATCCGCGTAAACGATTACATCATCAGCGATCGGACCGTGACGGCTTTCGATCCGGTGAGCATGCGTCTCACTCTTTCCCAGCAAACGGAACGGCCCATCCAGGCAAACTGGGGTTATTACCTCGACAACAAGCTCTGGATGCTGGACTCGCCGGGCGAGTTCTACTTCGACGGCAGTAATCCGGCTCAGATGAAGATTTATGTCTGGATGCCCGATGGTGAGGCGCCGGGCTCCCGTGTCATTGGCGCAAGCAACGCCTATGGCATAGACGCGACCGGCGCCACCAACGTGATCATCGAGGCGATGCGGGTGGACAAGACCGGCGCGGGTGTGGCGCTGTCATCCTCGGTAAACGTCGTGGTCAGGACATGCGACGTCTCGGATTCCTACTGGCAGGGTATCGTGGCGCACAATGCGCGCGACGGCACGATCGACAGTTGCACGGTGCGACGCAGTGTCCGGGAAGGAATCCTCACCGGAGTATCGACGAACTTCAAGATCCTGAACAACCGGGTCATCGACAGCGGCGTCATCGGGGCGCCGGTGCAGAGCCGGGGCGCGATCTCGTCTGCCGGGACGGATGTCGCGATCAAGAACAACCACGTGATCAATGCCGGTTTCCACGGAATCGCGTTCGGCAAAAGGAACGATGTGGCCAATAACCGCGTCGAGAACGCCTGCCTGGTCCTGAATGATTGCGGTGGAATCTACACGGGCAATGGGGCGGCAGCCGGTGGTTCCCTGCCTCACAACAGCGTGGTCTTCGGCAATATCGTCACCGGGGTCTATGGCAACAGGAACGGCCGGGATCCCGGGCCCGTTTACGGTCTTACGCCCGGGATCTACCTGGATTACCGTACGAACGGTGTGTACGTCGCGAGTAATACGGTCAGCAAGGTGGATATGGGCATGTTCATCCACGCGGCCTCCAACAATGTCGTCACGGACAACACTTTTTACGACTACCAGACTTTTGCGATCCGGATCAAGGAGTATCTGTCCAGTCGGATTACCAATAACAAGATCCAGAGAAACCGTTTTTTCGGGCTCACCAACACTCCCGCGATTTATCTTTTTCCGGCGCAGGAGGACAGCTCCGGGCTCGCATCGTTCGACTTCAACCGCTATTCGGCACTGTATGCGGAGAATCCCGCGATACCGGACGTGGTGAAGATCACCACGTATCTGAACGGCAGGTATGCGGACCGGCTGCTCAACCTGCCGCAGTGGCGACAGGCGGGCAACGATACCAGCGGGACCGCCTTCGACGCGTTCGGCATCGCGCCGTTCGCCTATCAGCCTGTGAGCGGTGTCAATCTTCTCAGCAATGGCACATTTGACAGCAACGCCGTGGACTGGCTCGGCTACGCCACGCAGGGCGATGCCACGTTGGCCTGGCGCAGCGACTGTCTCGCGCCGGGCTGTGCCATGCTGACCACCGGCGGCCTGAGCCCGTCCGGGTCACTGGTATCGGGCGCCTTTCCGGTGTCGCCCGGAAAAACCTATGTCGTCAGTTTCAGCAACCGGTCCGGGCAGCAGGCCACCACGACGACAGTAGTGCCCCGACTTGCAGGACCGGGTTCGTACAACCCGTTCCAGGGCTGGTTTGCAGTCACTGCGCTGGGCACATGGCAGAACCACTCCGTCCTGTTCAATGTGCCGTCCGATCTCGTGCTCCAGCCCGGTGACCGGGGCGGCCGGGTGGATTTTCAGGCGCCGCCAAACCAGGTGTTGTACCTGGACAATGTCCGTGTGGAAGAGGCGACCTACACACCGAACACGCCGGGCGACGATTCCGCGCTGCTGGTCAATCCGACCGGATATGACGGCACATTTTCGTGTCCCGACGCGGTGTCCGCGCCGGCGAAGTGTGCCGAGTACGTGTATTTCGACGACGGTAATTCCGTGGCCTGGCCCGTGACGCTCGGGCCGCGCAAGTCCGCCATAATTGTCTGGGCCGGCAATCCGTTCCGACGCCCGTGA